The genomic segment tttagtttttagtgttttctaaattatttgtttTGGTATTTTCTTGCTCTATGAATCATTACAGAAATAGATTGCTTAGTTCCCAAATACTTTGGGTTTTTTTCATCATTCTCCTTCATCTGATtggtttttataataatttactgTTCTTTTAATGGTTACCCTGGAGATCAGTAAACTAGTACTTTTCTCATTTCTCAAACAATGCAAGAACCTTAGAATACTTAAACTCCATTTATTCTCCTTCTGGTTTTGTGGTGTCATTGTCATGCGTTTTAACTCTGTACAACATCATGATTGTTGTTGTTTCCTATGGTCCAGTACTCATTTATGTTTACCCTCACAGGTGCCCTTTCCATTGCTCATGCCTTCCTGACTCTGTGTTCCCCTCTGGGGTAATTTTCCCTTTGCCTAAAGAATTCcccttactatttttttttgtgCAGATTTGTTAGCAAAATGAATTATGTAAACTTTTGTTTGTCTGAAAACATCTTTACTTTGCctttaggaaatatttttactgaatatGGAAGCATAGTTTATAGCAGCACATCAAAGACTAAATTCCATTGTCATCTTCTGTAATTTCTGCTGAGAATCAGTGTGTCATTGCTCCATTGAgaataatatttttctgttttttcctggttgctttaaatgttatttttctttgtctttgattttcagTAGTTTTACTATGATGTGCCCAAGTGTGGGTTTTTTAATCTGTGACTTACCAGTAATGTCTTTTGTCAGTTTGGAGAAGTTTGGGGCCattatcttttcaacaaatgaaacAGCAAAGTCAATGAGGAAGTTTTATGAAGATTTAGTCAGACTGAGCTAAAATGCCAGGTTCTCAATAGAAATGTCTGCAcctattaaaaaaatttacaaaaatgagTCTATATCATCTAGAGATTTTGATTTATTAAGATTGAGATAAGGCTCTGTTACCCTACTGTTCTAGGTGTTTCTGATGCATAGTTAGAATTTAGAACCAGACCAGGTGTTTGaacatttatatttactttaaattaaGTGTTTATAATTGTGAATGGAGTCACTGTTTAACAAAAGCTATAGAACAAAAAGCTTGATGCATACTCCCAAGGAATTTAGCCTAGTCCCGGAGGCAGGTTTATAAGCAAAGAGCTACCATTAGtgctttaaaaatcagaaaaggtATGAACTCAGCATTGTAGGGATACAGTGCTAGAACTTCCTAAGTTggaatttatgtttaaaatgtgtttgggGGAGAGTGAGAAGTACAGAGCATTCCAGATAAAGGGAATGGCCCTCCAAATGCACAGAATCAGTTTAAACCACTGGGTCTGCATTTAAAATATCCTCTGTGTTACATTTTGGCAAATAATCCTCAGATGGTAACATTTGAGGGACAGAAACTAAAGGTTCATTTACGCCAGTTTCATTGGTATCTGTTGATTTATCCTTTTTGTAGCACTTCCTTCCTTAGTAAGGTAGCCACGAGCTCTGTAAACCAGCTACAACTGCCACACCCCATCTCTACTTGGTCGGGAGTGGGGTTCTTAGCTAGAGAGGAACATGGTCAATAGCTAATCCTATCCTGTCATCTATTAATAGGGAGCAGTTCGAGGGCTTTCctactttcttcctctttccttccctttccagcAGTAACATTGTCTTTCTTGTCTGAGCCCTGTCTATTACTGGATtttgtgagtgagtgaatgaatgaatgaatgtgcttGCTTTGCACATGGCATTGACTGTGTCCTCGGACCTGCTTTGTAAATAGTTATGCCATGTTGGTTAGGAAGGATGTTGCCAGTGTGGTGTTTCCTACAGGATCTACAGACCATCCAGCAGTTTTCCCTTTCACGTTCCTGTAAGCATTGTAATGATCCTCCAGGTCGTCTTTGTTGTCATAAATCTGAAATATCGATGAGGTCAGAGATGAAGAGAGCCTAAGAAATCAGCTTACAACTGTCTTGTTCCATGTAAATGTTATCAAAGTAATCAAATTCCATAGCAGATTTATAGGCGTTTTTTGTTCAAAgctgtcactttttttttatatagtgaAGAATGAAAATCTAGAAAATttgaatgaaaaagaatattttggAATTGTCAGTGTAAGGATTTTAGTTCGAGAGTGGCCTATGACATCTGGTTCCAGTTTGCGACTAATTGTCATTCAAGAAGAGGTAGTGGAGATTGATGGAAAACAAGTAAGATAATATGCTTATTAATTGGGAATTAAATTGTAAAGATTTGTGCTAGTTTTTATGCATgtgttcaattattttattttttatttctgacttcAAAGAAAGGTACCCTTAATGTTGCCTATATCCAATctgttagaattttttatttgttttagcaTTTACTTATTTAGTATTTtgtaatcttaattttttttaaaaatgaccataTTCATACATGTCTATatcactttaaaaacataaacagaGCAAGTAAGTAAAGAGATTGAATTTGACTCATAACTGCTACCATTTCCTCTGGCTAAGtctaagtaaatgaaatagaactAAAAGCAAGCATATAGTAATGAGTGCTACAGCACACAGGAGTATGATTAAAGTTGCAAATTAAATGCTtcagagttggggggggggcgcaatAAAGAAATTGTGTGAATATGACAAGTTTCTTAGTTCAGAAAATAGGAGGGAAATTTCAGTTTTGAATTGTTAGGGGATTGtaccattatttaaaatagagtaattgcttcttttttttttttttttataggctCAACAAAAGGATGTTACTGAAATTGATCTTTTAGTTAAGAACCAGGGAATACTCAGACATTCAAACTACACGCTACCTTTGGAAAAAAGCATGCTGTACTCCCTTTCCAGAGATGAGGACATTTTATTTACCCTTCCCAACCTTTCCAAAAAAGGTACTTTAAAAGGCCATTATTGATTTCTTTAGTTGGTAGCTTTTAAATCATAGTTAATATGTTTGAAATAAGCTTCTTTCAGAAATGCTTTATAACATGTATTACTTTATATATCCATTTGAGGACTGTTTTAAGTCTTAATAGAGTATTATCAATGCTGATTGTATAGGGATATTTTGCTGTAATTATCTACTCTTACTCTGGataatcatataatatgtaataaGATTATCATTCATTTAAAGGAAGAAGTATTCATTTTTCCCAATgaaatggaactttaaaaaatttgactatGTGACAGAATCATAACTGCTATAGTTTCCTTTTAATGGTCTTAGTTTATGCCTCCTTTCTTGCATTTAAGTCTGAGTCAGCAAATACGTTTATTTGTCTCCCATGGAAAGATGTATGTTCTTGCGATCTAGATGTTACCGGCACAGCAGTCAGGACTGGTAGGCGACTCCAGCATGCGCCTGGCGTTTTGGTAACTTGGCTCTTCCTCCTCAGCAGAAAGTGTTAGTTCACCACAGACCACCAGCCAGTATCTGCTCAGGAATGTGGAAACCACCGTAGATGGCGATGCTTTGCCGGGCAAATTACCTGAAACTCCTCTCAGAGCAGAGGCTCCATCTTCCTATAAGGTAAATTAGGTATTTTGGATTATCTTCACATTACAAACATTTATGGTTTTTAAGAAAAGTGCATAATGAGATGAAAAGCATGTGGATTGGAACCATGGGACAGGGTTAATAATGAACTCATAACTGttttaatgtgttatttttaggtacttgttctttttcaagtttcatttaataataatatagtcAGATAATGATTATCCAAGCACtggatttcattttgttttggattttcagttcctgcctctctcacatccccatttgtctgtttattttatgACTCCCACCTtgctgcacacacatgcatggtGCCCTCAGGATCTTGCGCAGTGACTTAGCACACTTGGGTAAGAGTGCActttctggagtcagactgcctaggtttgaatcctggttctgcctgccacttactagttgtgtgatcttggacaagccTGGTCTCTGTTTATCTGCAGTGGGACACCACTTAAGCAGTGCCTATTTGATGCAACTGTTGAAAGGGTTAATAAATGGGTGCAGATGTAAATATGCATTGGCACCTACTGAGTACTCACATATTACGAATGACATTCTACTGCTGATTGGGAACTATTCAGGGTTCAGAGAGAGTATCCTGGTATCTCTGTATAtatggtctagggcagtggtcggcaaactcattagtcaacagagccaaatatcaacagtacaatgattgacatttcctttgagagccaaattttttaaacttaaacttcttataacaccacttcttcaaaatagactcgcccaggccgtggtattttgtgaaagagccacattcaaggggccaaagagccacatgtggctcgtgagccgcagtttgccgaccactggtctaggtcctTTACTCAAAGTAATTTCCATTTAAATGAGCAGGGTCTGTGGTTAGTCTTAAGATTCCAGAGATGATTATTGGAAGTTCTCACTCAAGATTGGGGTTGCTGAAAAAACCCAGGTCACTTTTTGCCGCCTGAACTCTTATGTAGTATCTTTATCCTGCCTACCTCACTTCCCTCAGAGCAAGGTACCCCAAGAACTGACTGCTTTCACAGCCCGGGCCATCGGTGCTGCCTTAGTATCTTTATCCTCTCTCACTCTACTATAGCAACATGTTTTACACACAACAGATTCCCCATGTGTTCCAAGAGCTAATACTGTGatgctctttcctttcctctcttccttttcttgtcCTCCAACTATTGAAAACACATAGTTGACTCCAGTCCATTTTGTATAAAGTAGACTAGCCTAACCTCTGGTTAGTTAGCAATTATTTTCACTTGGTGTATAGTTAGAGAACAGtataaataattgaaaagaaTAGTAATATTTCTGTgtcttagaattttaattttaaacattataaataaCTCACTGAGGTAAGTTTAAAATGAAATGCACTCATTAAAAAGAACAGTTAAGTTTTGACAAGTGTAGACATCCATGTAACTactaccacaatcaagatacagaatattATCACCCCAAAACtagaatatgatttttaaagtttcttagaACTCAAATGAAACTTGCATATCTAATCAAAAGTCTTCTTTTAGGTGATGTGTCAGTGGATGGAAAAGTTCAGAAAAGATCTGTGCAGGTTCTGGAACAGTGTTTTCCCGGTATTCTTTATGTTTTTGAACGTCATGGTGGTTGGAATTATAGGAGCAGCTGCAGTAATAACCATCTTAAAGGTGCTTTTCCCAGTTTGTGAATATAAGtaagtattttttacttttgaaacaTTAGTATTTTTAGTGATTAATAACTGAGTTGTAGCTactgtatttttcaattacagttgacattcaatattatattagtttcaggtgtactgcaTAAtgattagacttttatataactTGCAAGGTGATCCTcccagtaagtctagtacccacctgacaccatacatagttattacagtatcatttattatattccctatgctgtacttttcaTCCCtgaaactattctgtaactaccaatttgtacttcttaatcccttcacctttttcacccatctggcaaccatcagttttttctctgtatcagtttgtttctgttttaattatagtatttttagattgcacatgtaagtgaaatcatacaatatttgtctagctctgtctggcttatttcacttagtgtaataccccagtctaggtccatccatgctattgcaaatggtaagatttcatttgttatggctgagtactattctgttgtataaatgtaccacatcatctttatccatttgtctatcagTGGACACTCAGGttgcttccataccttggctattataaataatgctacagtgaacatagggaagcatatattttctttgaatttgtgttttggagttctttggataaatacctagaagttggattgctgggtcatatgtaaTTCTACTtgtaaatttttgaggaacctccatactgttctaCATAGTGGCTGTATCAGTTTACAtccccactaacagtgcacatggggttcccttttctccaccacCTCATCTACACTTGagttattgatgatagccattttattaggtgtgaggtgatgatctcattttgcatttctctgactagtgatgttgagcatcttttcatatatctattggctatctgtatgtcctctttagagaaatgtctgttcagatcctgtgcccattttttaatcagggtGTTTGGGTTTTGGTGGgggttttttggtgttaagttctatgagtactttaatgtattttggatattaaccccttatcggatgtatcattggcaaatatcttcttccattcatgTTATTTCCAATAATGCTGTAGTGTTCATTCGTTAATGTCCATGTATATCTTTGCACATGTGTATTTATGTGGATTAGATTCCTAAAAATGAAATTACTAGATGAAAGAGTGTATGTAATTAACACTTCCTCAACACTGgtaatagtttttgtttttgctgtgtgGCCAAAAAtataacctcattttaatttgcattttccttgttttaaaaaaatattttttttttattgatttcagagaggaagggagagggagagagagaaacgtcaatgagccctagccagtttggctcagtggatagagtgtcgacctgcggaccaaagggtcccgcgttcgattatggtcaagggcacgtgccttggttgcaagctcctccctggcctgggccctggtcagggcgcatgtaggaggcaaccaatcaatgtgtttctctcacatccatgtttctctgtctttccttctcttcctctctccctaaaaatcaatagaacaatatccttggttgaggactaacaatagcaaaatagaaatagcaatgattagtatcattgattggctgtctcatacatgccccctactagggatcaagccacaacccagcatgtgccctcaccagtaattgaactgtgacctggatcataggtggacgctcaaccactgagccacaccggccaggctgctttttttttctttcttcctctttttaaatacattttattgattttttacagagaggagggagagggatagagagaaacatcgatgagagagaaacatcaatcagctgcctcctgcacactccctactgggcatgtgcccgcaaccaaggtatatacatgcccttgaccggaatcaaacctgggacccttgagtccgcaggccggcactctatccactgagccaaactggttagggccaggcTGCATTTTCTTAATAGCATCTTTGCTAGTCTAGGTGTAGGTAAATCTAGCATCTTTGTGATaattagctatatatatattcctcCTGTGATTTGCCTGTTTATAGAATTTGCCTGTTTTTTCAATTGTATTGCCTTTTATAATCATTAATATGTAGGGGTTCCTTTGTCTGTTATACATCCATAATATGTATTGCagaaatatcttctttttttaaatcccagaCTACaatttgtcttttgctcttgtgTATGGTATCCTGTATCATATGGAAGTTTGAAATTTGGAGTGAAAGCAATTCATGTTTTTCCTTTATGACTACTAGTGTTTTTAATGTTCCTAAGTAGACCTTTCCTATCTTAAAAGAACATGTtttcttaaaacttattttttttaccatCACTTTTGTGTATAGTTTAAGCTAGAGTAGTAATTTGCCTATTACTTGGAATGTTAACTTATTACGAACTAAATTCCGATATACATTAGTCTTGTTTCTGGACTCTCTTCCACTGATCTATTTAACTCTTCCTATGACCATGGCACAGTTGTTATaatggtttttttctttgttcttatgATTCTGcgttctcttattttttatttattgttgagagtattacagatgtcccccatattctccccttcctccccacctcagcccccataatttttttatttcaataaaatcttTGTTAGCTGTTTAGGGCAGCTGTTTCTTCTCTCCACTGTTCTAAA from the Eptesicus fuscus isolate TK198812 chromosome 10, DD_ASM_mEF_20220401, whole genome shotgun sequence genome contains:
- the GINM1 gene encoding glycoprotein integral membrane protein 1 isoform X1 is translated as MEGAPLAPLVLRLLLLATLPAAGWLKAGTPEPSPPGAPKNSIRINVTTLKDDGEVSKEQVVLNITYESGQVYVNDFPVNSGVTRISCQTLIVKNENLENLNEKEYFGIVSVRILVREWPMTSGSSLRLIVIQEEVVEIDGKQAQQKDVTEIDLLVKNQGILRHSNYTLPLEKSMLYSLSRDEDILFTLPNLSKKAESVSSPQTTSQYLLRNVETTVDGDALPGKLPETPLRAEAPSSYKVMCQWMEKFRKDLCRFWNSVFPVFFMFLNVMVVGIIGAAAVITILKVLFPVCEYKGILQLDKVNIIPVAAVNLYADGPEKTAEILEDKTCI
- the GINM1 gene encoding glycoprotein integral membrane protein 1 isoform X2, with the translated sequence MEGAPLAPLVLRLLLLATLPAAGWLKAGTPEPSPPGAPKNSIRINVTTLKDDGEVSKEQVVLNITYESGQVYVNDFPVNSGVTRISCQTLIVKNENLENLNEKEYFGIVSVRILVREWPMTSGSSLRLIVIQEEVVEIDGKQAQQKDVTEIDLLVKNQGILRHSNYTLPLEKSMLYSLSRDEDILFTLPNLSKKESVSSPQTTSQYLLRNVETTVDGDALPGKLPETPLRAEAPSSYKVMCQWMEKFRKDLCRFWNSVFPVFFMFLNVMVVGIIGAAAVITILKVLFPVCEYKGILQLDKVNIIPVAAVNLYADGPEKTAEILEDKTCI